Proteins found in one Taeniopygia guttata chromosome 27, bTaeGut7.mat, whole genome shotgun sequence genomic segment:
- the GNGT2 gene encoding guanine nucleotide-binding protein G(I)/G(S)/G(O) subunit gamma-T2 yields MAQDMTEKELLKMELDQLKKEVKNERQMVSKTGKEMKEFIESMAGEDPLLKGVPEDKNPFKEKGGCAIS; encoded by the exons ATGGCTCAGGACATGACCgagaaggagctgctgaagaTGGAGCTGGACCAGCTGAAGAAGGAGGTGAAGAACGAGAGGCAGATG GTGTCCAAGACGGGCAAGGAGATGAAGGAGTTCATCGAGTCGATGGCGGGCGAGGACCCGCTGCTGAAGGGCGTCCCCGAGGACAAGAACCCCTTCAAGGAGAAGGGCGGCTGCGCCATCAGCTGA